A part of Silvimonas soli genomic DNA contains:
- a CDS encoding NUDIX hydrolase: protein MFKPNAVVAAVVERDGRFLMVEEIINGQLTLNQPGGHLEFGESLIAAVIRETLEETAHHFVPEALMGIYQWSPSGDEQRTFLRFAFAGKLTGFDAGLALDPDIERALWLTRDELAARSEQHRSPLLMPCIDDYLAGRRYPLEILQDFDRK from the coding sequence ATGTTCAAACCCAATGCGGTGGTTGCGGCGGTGGTCGAGCGCGACGGGCGTTTTCTGATGGTTGAAGAGATCATCAATGGCCAACTCACGCTTAACCAGCCAGGCGGACATCTCGAATTTGGTGAATCGCTGATTGCTGCGGTGATCCGGGAAACACTGGAAGAAACCGCACACCATTTTGTGCCCGAGGCGTTGATGGGCATCTACCAATGGTCGCCGTCCGGGGATGAACAACGGACCTTTCTGCGCTTTGCTTTTGCCGGAAAGTTGACCGGTTTTGATGCCGGTCTCGCGCTTGACCCGGATATTGAACGCGCCCTGTGGTTGACTCGGGACGAATTGGCCGCACGTAGTGAACAGCACCGCAGCCCCTTGCTGATGCCGTGCATCGACGATTACCTTGCTGGTCGCCGTTATCCGCTGGAAATCCTGCAAGACTTTGACCGGAAGTAA
- the icd gene encoding NADP-dependent isocitrate dehydrogenase, with the protein MSHIQVPKEGAKIVPNLATPDNPIIPFIEGDGIGADITPVMKEVVDAAVAKSYGGSRKIHWMEIYCGEKASKLYGNDTYMPQETLDALKEYVVSIKGPLATPVGGGIRSLNVALRQQLDLYVCLRPVRYFDGVPSPVKQPHLIDMVIFRENTEDIYAGIEWDAQSEGAKKVIEFLQTEMGVKKIRFPETSSIGIKPVSREGTERLVRKAIQYAIDNNRKSVTLVHKGNIMKFTEGMFRTWGYELAKREFGGVEIDGGPWLQLPNGIVIKDVIADAFLQQILLRPAEYDVIATLNLNGDYISDALAAEVGGIGIAPGANLSDNIACFEATHGTAPKYAGQDKVNPGSLLLSAEMMLRHMGWKEAADLIIVAMEKTIKDKIVTYDFARLMEGAQEVSCSAFGKAIVERM; encoded by the coding sequence ATGAGCCACATTCAAGTACCCAAAGAGGGCGCGAAGATCGTTCCGAATCTCGCCACGCCGGATAACCCAATCATCCCGTTCATCGAAGGTGACGGTATCGGTGCTGATATCACCCCTGTGATGAAAGAAGTGGTCGACGCTGCAGTAGCCAAGTCCTACGGCGGCAGCCGCAAAATCCACTGGATGGAAATCTACTGTGGTGAGAAGGCTTCCAAGCTGTACGGCAATGACACCTACATGCCACAAGAAACGCTGGATGCGCTGAAAGAATACGTCGTATCGATCAAAGGCCCGCTGGCAACGCCGGTTGGTGGCGGTATCCGCTCGCTGAACGTGGCTTTGCGTCAGCAGCTGGATCTGTATGTTTGCCTGCGCCCGGTGCGTTACTTCGACGGCGTACCTTCGCCAGTCAAGCAACCACACCTGATCGACATGGTGATCTTCCGTGAAAACACCGAAGACATCTACGCTGGTATTGAGTGGGACGCGCAATCTGAAGGCGCCAAGAAAGTCATCGAATTCCTGCAAACCGAAATGGGTGTGAAGAAGATCCGTTTCCCGGAAACTTCGAGCATCGGTATCAAGCCGGTTTCGCGCGAAGGCACCGAGCGCCTGGTGCGCAAGGCGATTCAGTACGCCATCGACAACAACCGTAAATCCGTGACGCTTGTCCACAAGGGCAACATCATGAAGTTTACGGAAGGCATGTTCCGCACTTGGGGTTACGAGCTGGCCAAGCGCGAGTTCGGCGGCGTTGAGATCGACGGCGGCCCGTGGCTGCAACTGCCTAACGGCATCGTTATCAAAGACGTGATCGCTGATGCGTTCCTGCAGCAGATTCTGCTGCGTCCGGCTGAATACGACGTGATCGCTACGCTGAACCTGAACGGCGACTACATCTCTGACGCGCTGGCGGCAGAAGTGGGCGGTATCGGTATTGCTCCGGGTGCCAATCTGTCTGACAACATAGCTTGCTTTGAAGCAACGCACGGCACGGCACCGAAGTACGCTGGCCAGGACAAGGTAAACCCGGGTTCGCTGTTGCTGTCGGCTGAAATGATGCTGCGTCACATGGGCTGGAAAGAAGCGGCAGATCTGATTATTGTGGCGATGGAAAAAACCATCAAAGACAAGATCGTGACTTACGACTTCGCCCGCTTGATGGAAGGCGCGCAAGAAGTAAGCTGCTCGGCCTTTGGCAAGGCGATTGTCGAGCGCATGTAA
- a CDS encoding pseudouridine synthase: MNKVILFNKPHGVICQFSPSPPHQCLADYVSVKGVYAAGRLDTDSEGLLLLTDDGALQHKIADPRHKLPKTYWVQVEGAPDDAALAPLRHGVDLGDFVTQPASVRLMPEPPGLWPRVPPIRERKQIPVSWLEIIIREGKNRQVRRMTAKVGFPTLRLIRYAIGQYTLDGLQSGQWKEIDIQR, translated from the coding sequence ATGAACAAAGTCATTCTTTTCAATAAACCGCATGGCGTGATCTGCCAGTTTTCGCCCAGCCCGCCGCATCAATGTCTGGCCGATTATGTTTCGGTGAAAGGCGTTTATGCCGCTGGCCGTCTGGATACAGATTCAGAAGGGCTGCTGCTTTTAACGGATGATGGTGCTCTGCAGCATAAAATTGCCGATCCGCGTCATAAATTGCCCAAAACCTATTGGGTGCAAGTAGAAGGGGCGCCCGATGACGCCGCGCTGGCGCCACTGCGCCATGGCGTTGATCTGGGGGATTTTGTAACGCAACCGGCCAGTGTGCGCCTCATGCCCGAGCCACCTGGTTTGTGGCCGCGCGTTCCGCCGATTCGCGAGCGCAAACAGATACCCGTTAGCTGGCTGGAAATCATCATCCGCGAAGGCAAAAATCGCCAGGTGCGGCGGATGACGGCTAAAGTCGGTTTTCCGACATTAAGGTTGATTCGCTACGCAATTGGCCAATACACGCTGGATGGATTGCAATCGGGGCAGTGGAAAGAAATTGATATCCAGCGTTGA
- the mnmA gene encoding tRNA 2-thiouridine(34) synthase MnmA has product MNDKIVVGLSGGVDSSVTAHLLKDQGYDVVGVFMQNWEDDNDDEYCSIKEDSMDAISVADLLDIDIELVNFAKEYKDRVFSYFLAEYSAGRTPNPDILCNSEIKFKCFLDYAIKLGGVKMATGHYAANRVRADGRTELLRAADQSKDQTYFLYRLSQQQVSHAVFPLGGMQKSEVREIAEQIALPNARKKDSTGICFIGERPFREFLNRYLPKVPGAMKTPEGRVVGEHMGLMYYTIGQRQGLGIGGEGLPWFVAGKDMEKNELIVVQGHDHPLLLKHDLLALDCSWILGEEPMPGRYTAKTRYRQQDAACTLEHVDGGVKLIFDEPQWAMTPGQSMVLYDGEVCLGGGIIQ; this is encoded by the coding sequence ATGAATGACAAGATTGTGGTGGGTTTGTCGGGTGGCGTGGATTCATCCGTCACCGCGCACCTGCTCAAAGACCAAGGCTACGACGTTGTCGGCGTGTTCATGCAGAACTGGGAAGACGACAACGACGACGAATACTGTTCGATCAAGGAAGACAGCATGGATGCCATTTCTGTGGCCGACCTGCTGGATATCGATATCGAACTGGTGAACTTCGCCAAAGAATACAAAGATCGCGTGTTCAGTTATTTCCTGGCTGAATACTCGGCCGGGCGCACGCCGAATCCGGACATCCTGTGCAATAGCGAAATCAAGTTCAAATGCTTTCTGGATTACGCTATCAAACTGGGCGGCGTGAAGATGGCTACTGGCCACTACGCGGCCAACCGCGTGCGTGCCGATGGCCGGACCGAGTTGTTGCGTGCGGCGGATCAATCCAAAGACCAGACCTACTTTTTATACCGCTTGAGCCAGCAGCAGGTAAGCCACGCGGTGTTTCCTTTGGGCGGCATGCAAAAGTCTGAGGTGCGCGAGATTGCAGAACAGATCGCGCTGCCGAACGCCCGCAAGAAAGACAGCACCGGCATCTGTTTTATTGGCGAACGGCCATTTCGCGAGTTCCTGAACCGCTATCTACCTAAAGTGCCCGGTGCCATGAAAACGCCGGAAGGGCGCGTGGTTGGCGAACATATGGGCCTGATGTACTACACCATTGGCCAACGCCAGGGTCTGGGTATCGGCGGTGAAGGTTTGCCGTGGTTTGTGGCGGGCAAGGACATGGAAAAGAACGAGCTGATTGTGGTGCAAGGTCACGATCATCCCTTGTTGCTCAAACATGACCTGTTAGCACTGGATTGCTCGTGGATTCTGGGTGAAGAACCTATGCCTGGCCGTTATACCGCCAAGACCCGTTATCGCCAGCAGGATGCCGCGTGCACGCTGGAACACGTGGATGGCGGCGTGAAGTTGATATTCGACGAGCCACAATGGGCGATGACGCCGGGGCAATCCATGGTGCTGTATGACGGCGAGGTTTGTCTGGGCGGCGGGATTATCCAGTAA